A stretch of the Hippoglossus hippoglossus isolate fHipHip1 chromosome 1, fHipHip1.pri, whole genome shotgun sequence genome encodes the following:
- the LOC117771845 gene encoding sodium-independent sulfate anion transporter-like, giving the protein MGLWMGLEGGACEQAREAGGCCSDICHPQQKLSGGCGVLPEPGGFPPSQNDYRIDANQELLAIGVTNIMGSFVSAYPVTSSFGRTAVNSQTGVCTPTGGIITGVIVLLSLAFLMPAFYYIPKASLAAVIICAVAPMVDYHVVLKMWRIRKLDLLPFVVTFLLSFWQVQYGIIGGVAVSGVLLLYNTARPQIKVQ; this is encoded by the exons ATGGGTTTGTGGATGGGGCTGGAGGGTGGTGCCTGTGAACAGGCCAGAGAGGCGGGGGGTTGCTGCTCCGACATCTGCCACCCACAGCAGAAGCTTTCTGGAGGCTGCGGGGTCCTCCCCGAGCCAGGCGGCTTCCCAC CCAGTCAGAACGACTACAGGATTGATGCCAACCAGGAGCTGCTGGCAATTGGTGTGACCAACATCATGGGCTCCTTTGTGTCAGCGTACCCTGTCACCAGCAGCtttgggag GACAGCAGTGAACTCCCAGACTGGTGTGTGTACTCCAACTGGAGGGATCATCACCG GTGTGATCGTGTTGCTCTCTCTGGCGTTCCTCATGCCAGCCTTCTACTACATCCCCAAAGCTTCTCTGGCTGCTGTGATCATCTGTGCGGTTGCTCCCATGGTGGATTACCACGTCGTGCTTAAGATGTGGAGGATACGCA AGCTGGACCTGCTGCCTTTTGTCGTGACGTTCCTGTTGAGCTTCTGGCAGGTGCAGTACGGTATTATCGGAGGTGTGGCTGTATCTGGAGTTCTGCTGCTGTACAACACGGCCAGACCCCAGATAAAGGTACAGTAA